The following are encoded together in the Bos mutus isolate GX-2022 chromosome 3, NWIPB_WYAK_1.1, whole genome shotgun sequence genome:
- the LOC138985785 gene encoding late cornified envelope protein 1D-like produces the protein MSCQQNQQQCQPPPKCTPKCPTPKCPPKCPPVSSCCDVSSEGCCGSSSGGCCSSGCGGCCLSHHRRRRSHRCRPHRSDCCSQPSGGSGCCGGGSGQSFGGGCC, from the coding sequence ATGTCCTGCCAGCAGAACCAACAGCAGTGCCAGCCCCCTCCCAAGTGCACCCCCAAGTGCCCCACCCCTAAATGCCCCCCAAAGTGCCCCCCAGTCTCCTCCTGCTGTGATGTCAGCTCTGAGGGCTGCTGCGGCTCCAGCTCCGGGGGCTGCTGCAGCTCTGGGTGTGGGGGCTGCTGCCTGAGCCACCACAGGCGCCGCAGGTCCCACCGCTGCAGACCTCACAGGTCTGACTGCTGCAGCCAGCCCTCGGGGGGCTCCGGGTGCTGTGGAGGCGGGAGTGGTCAGTCCTTTGGAGGCGGCTGCTGCTGA
- the KPRP gene encoding keratinocyte proline-rich protein translates to MCDQQQIQCYQPHPQYCVTCSPCYISQTPCANSQVVVQAPCEMQIVECPAPCPVQVSQVKCQAPCQSKTTEVKGQAPRESKTIQVKSKAPCESKTTQVKGKASCESKTTQVKGQAPSQPQFTCVQCQVPCQSEVSYVQCEGPCPVQTCYVECAPVCYTETCYVECPGQSYVPCPAPQPVQTYVTGPLVCQPQGRFSTQCQYQGSYSGCDPQRQSRASFSTWAPQCQTRGSYGSFPAQSRSRSTSRCLPPRQLQPSYRSCSPPRRSEPYYSSSCLPSRCSLGSYNYCTPPRRSEPIYNSDCSRRPTLGCSQRCGPKCRIEISSPRCPRQVPPQKCPVQIPPIRRCSESCAPRPSWGTSCPDLRSRAEPCPLPSFHPPRRLDQCPEPSLRRSPPPAPCPRPLPAPRMCSRPERCVSPEFRPCSPPRRLSEPCLYPEPRPVPYPAPRHPRPVQCDLSAPRPCPQPYERQESFPLLEPIPLPEPIPLPSPCPSPEPCVEPRPNPCTGDLGCHESSPHRLDTEAPICGPAGYNWWQDSEPRCRPCDVGLPESQGLGGCGDQGGVSVGVKGGTRGGVKGAYF, encoded by the coding sequence ATGTGTGACCAGCAGCAGATTCAGTGTTACCAGCCACACCCCCAGTATTGTGTGACATGTTCCCCCTGCTACATCTCCCAAACCCCTTGTGCCAACAGCCAGGTGGTGGTCCAAGCCCCTTGTGAGATGCAAATTGTGGAGTGCCCTGCACCATGCCCAGTTCAAGTTTCCCAGGTAAAATGCCAGGCTCCATGTCAGTCTAAAACTACAGAGGTGAAGGGCCAAGCTCCACGCGAGTCTAAGACCATCCAGGTGAAGAGCAAAGCTCCATGCGAGTCTAAGACCACCCAGGTGAAGGGCAAAGCTTCATGCGAGTCTAAGACCACACAGGTGAAAGGTCAGGCTCCAAGCCAGCCTCAGTTTACATGTGTTCAATGCCAGGTTCCATGCCAGTCTGAGGTTTCCTATGTGCAGTGTGAAGGCCCATGCCCTGTGCAGACCTGCTATGTAGAATGTGCTCCAGTTTGTTATACAGAAACTTGTTATGTGGAATGCCCAGGCCAGAGCTATGTACCCTGCCCGGCACCTCAGCCTGTCCAGACCTATGTAACAGGTCCCCTGGTGTGCCAGCCTCAGGGAAGATTCTCCACCCAGTGCCAGTATCAGGGCTCCTACAGCGGCTGCGACCCCCAGCGCCAGTCCCGGGCTTCATTTAGCACCTGGGCGCCCCAGTGCCAGACCCGGGGCTCTTATGGGAGCTTTCCTGCACAGAGTCGCTCTCGGAGCACCAGCAGGTGCCTCCCTCCTCGCCAGCTGCAGCCTTCTTACCGCAGCTGCTCCCCACCACGACGTTCCGAGCCCTACTACAGCAGTAGCTGCCTGCCGTCAAGATGTTCTCTGGGCTCCTATAACTATTGTACCCCACCCCGCCGCTCTGAGCCCATCTATAACAGTGACTGTTCTCGGCGTCCCACTTTGGGCTGCTCTCAGAGATGTGGACCCAAGTGCCGAATAGAGATTTCCTCCCCTCGCTGCCCCAGGCAGGTTCCCCCGCAGAAGTGTCCTGTTCAGATTCCTCCCATCAGACGCTGCTCTGAGAGTTGTGCCCCACGACCCTCCTGGGGTACCTCCTGCCCGGATCTGAGATCACGTGCAGAGCCGTGTCCACTCCCAAGCTTCCATCCTCCACGGCGTTTGGACCAATGTCCAGAGCCATCACTGCGGCGAAGTCCACCTCCTGCTCCATGCCCACGTCCACTTCCGGCTCCACGTATGTGTTCACGTCCAGAGCGGTGCGTAAGTCCAGAGTTCCGTCCCTGCTCTCCACCACGGCGACTTTCGGAACCCTGTTTGTATCCAGAACCACGTCCAGTGCCATATCCAGCCCCGCGTCATCCTCGCCCAGTGCAGTGCGATCTTTCAGCACCGCGTCCATGTCCGCAGCCCTATGAGCGCCAAGAATCTTTTCCACTTCTGGAGCCAATTCCACTTCCGGAGCCAATTCCGCTTCCATCGCCCTGCCCAAGCCCAGAGCCATGTGTGGAGCCCCGACCAAATCCATGCACAGGAGACCTAGGCTGTCATGAGTCCAGTCCACACCGCCTGGACACTGAGGCCCCCATCTGTGGCCCAGCTGGTTACAACTGGTGGCAAGACAGTGAGCCTAGATGTAGACCTTGCGATGTAGGCCTTCCAGAATCACAGGGTCTTGGTGGTTGTGGAGACCAAGGAGGCGTCAGTGTTGGAGTGAAAGGTGGAACTCGTGGTGGAGTAAAGGGTGCCTACTTTTAA